A window of the Carassius auratus strain Wakin unplaced genomic scaffold, ASM336829v1 scaf_tig00216878, whole genome shotgun sequence genome harbors these coding sequences:
- the LOC113099193 gene encoding C3a anaphylatoxin chemotactic receptor-like: MENTSSEAENMTGGTAHNTTMQQEGFTSFGIFEFCIFFATCVVGLIGNGLVIFLTGCRMKTTVNTIWFLNLAIADFIFLLSSIINFLRERQLNIISIFIGFILRLNMNASIFFLVVISLDRCLCTWMVVWARNKRTTLKATIICIIVWVSSIGCCIPFYTFNISNLASVITYNFTVGFLIPFLIIASSYTAIGLRIKRLKRVKQFRSYRVIITVTLAFFICWFPYHVCIFYAVTAVGNNSIDAVLLTAMIVCFYLVHLNSCLNPILYVFMCDEYKKKLKQSLLLVLETAFAEDHLDFKADAKERGHENSTELLDM, from the exons ATGG AAAACACAAGTTCTGAAGCTGAAAACATGACCGGAGGCACTGCACATAACACCACGATGCAGCAAGAGGGATTTACAAGCTTTGGGATCTTTGAATTCTGCATTTTCTTTGCCACCTGTGTAGTGGGTCTCATTGGAAATGGACTTGTAATATTTCTGACTGGCTGCAGAATGAAGACGACCGTCAACACCATTTGGTTTCTCAACTTAGCGATTGCAGACTTCATCTTCTTGTTGTCTTCAATCATAAATTTTCTGAGAGAGagacaattaaatataataagcATTTTCATTGGATTTATTTTAAGACTAAATATGAATGCTAGTATTTTCTTTCTTGTAGTTATCAGTCTGGACCGATGCCTGTGCACATGGATGGTTGTTTGGGCTAGAAATAAACGAACTACACTTAAAGCCACGATCATCTGCATAATTGTATGGGTTTCATCCATCGGCTGCTGCATTCCTTTctatacatttaatatatctaATCTTGCATCTGTGATCACATATAATTTTACAGTGGGCTTCCTCATCCCCTTTTTGATCATTGCATCTTCATACACAGCTATTGGACTACGAATCAAACGCCTCAAAAGGGTGAAGCAGTTCAGGTCATACCGGGTCATTATAACTGTAACTCTGGCTTTTTTCATATGTTGGTTTCCATACcatgtttgcattttttatgcAGTAACTGCAGTAGGAAATAACAGTATTGATGCTGTATTGTTGACAGCAATGATTGTCTGTTTCTACCTGGTTCATCTCAACAGCTGTCTGAACCCCATTCTCTATGTGTTCATGTGTGATGAGTATAAGAAGAAGCTTAAACAGTCTCTGCTGCTGGTGCTGGAGACGGCTTTTGCTGAAGATCATCTGGACTTTAAGGCAGACGCAAAAGAACGAGGACATGAAAACTCAACTGAACTGTTGGATATGTAG